In one Diabrotica virgifera virgifera chromosome 7, PGI_DIABVI_V3a genomic region, the following are encoded:
- the LOC114332383 gene encoding SWI/SNF complex subunit SMARCC2-like: MEKLQRKRSASHQPHTRKICRNLSIAKKRRIKYSQNNDLVLIDHVNEDINVPSVSKIVEIVPLEQNDQPNKEITTLQPLQSSLEENEMKDLNIADNSETKTQDYEQDRIVIDQEHHIIIPSYSSWFDYHTIHAVEKRAVSEFFNGKNKSKTPEIYLAYRNFIIDTYRLNPTEYITSTACRRNLAGDVCAIMRVHAFLEQWGLINYQVDTESKPTPMGPPSTTHFHILTDTPRDLKSINTPWVNRTKNLMDLDKTKVRKPKPAAKMGNFGLKSDQYAKQSKSFSQKGITSVLGDWTDQETLLLLEGLEMYKNDWNKVSDHVGSRTQSECILHFLRLPIEDPYLEGPDNGSALEPLTCEPIPFSDMGSPIMSTVAFLASTVDPKVAAAAVKSAMHEFSTIQDAVITDTNVKTSSGNYGEASNLKANGEADTILSDDYEGDNQKNEADGKSGEEQNHSNTVKEDEKMHMYTKNNEFTKHSEIQSAAAAVLATGAVKAKHLAAIEERRIKFFIAALLETQMKKLEIKLRCFEELNRTMETEIGRLEYQRQQLIIERQELNMEKLKAAQIIRNQNQNTGYTTI, encoded by the coding sequence atggaaAAACTACAAAGGAAACGCTCTGCATCCCATCAACCCCACACAAGAAAGATTTGCAGAAATCTTTCTATTGCTAAAAAGAGAAGAATAAAGTATTCCCAAAATAATGACTTAGTATTAATAGATCATGTTAATGAAGATATAAATGTTCCTTCTGTGTCAAAAATTGTTGAAATTGTTCCCTTAGAACAAAATGACCAACCCAATAAGGAAATCACTACACTTCAACCATTACAAAGTAGTTTAGAAGAAAATGAAATGAAAGATTTGAACATTGCTGACAATAGCGAAACCAAAACACAAGATTATGAACAAGACAGAATTGTCATAGACCAAGAACATCATATTATTATTCCTTCTTATTCGTCATGGTTTGATTACCATACCATTCATGCTGTTGAAAAGCGGGCAGTatcagaatttttcaatggtAAAAACAAATCTAAGACACCAGAGATATATTTAGCATATAGAAATTTCATAATAGATACATATCGCCTCAATCCAACAGAATATATAACTAGTACTGCTTGCAGAAGAAACCTTGCAGGGGATGTTTGTGCCATAATGAGAGTTCATGCTTTTCTTGAACAATGGGGATTGATCAACTACCAAGTAGATACTGAATCCAAGCCAACACCCATGGGTCCCCCATCTACTACTCATTTTCATATTCTGACTGATACTCCAAGAGATCTTAAATCTATTAATACTCCATGGGTTAACAGAACAAAAAATTTAATGGATCTTGATAAAACCAAAGTTAGGAAACCAAAACCTGCTGCTAAGATGGGCAACTTTGGATTAAAATCAGATCAGTATGCTAAACAATCTAAGTCTTTCAGTCAGAAGGGTATAACATCTGTACTAGGAGATTGGACAGATCAGGAGACTCTTCTTCTTCTGGAAGGATTGGAAATGTATAAAAATGATTGGAATAAAGTTAGTGATCATGTAGGTTCTCGCACTCAAAGTGAATGCATTCTTCATTTTCTTAGACTGCCAATTGAAGATCCTTATTTAGAGGGACCAGATAATGGAAGTGCTTTAGAACCTTTAACTTGTGAACCCATTCCATTTAGTGATATGGGAAGTCCAATTATGTCAACTGTAGCATTTTTAGCTTCTACTGTAGATCCTAAGGTAGCAGCAGCAGCTGTTAAATCAGCTATGCACGAATTTTCTACTATTCAAGATGCAGTAATTACAGATACAAATGTGAAAACTTCTAGTGGTAATTATGGGGAAGCATCTAATTTAAAGGCAAATGGTGAAGCTGACACTATACTAAGTGATGATTATGAAGGTGACAATCAAAAAAATGAGGCAGATGGAAAATCTGGTGAAGAGCAAAACCATTCAAATACAGTTAAAGAAGATGAAAAAATGCACATGTATACCAAAAATAATGAGTTTACAAAACATAGTGAAATACAGAGTGCAGCAGCTGCTGTATTAGCTACTGGAGCAGTTAAAGCTAAACATTTAGCTGCAATAGAGGAAAGACGGATAAAATTTTTTATAGCTGCACTTCTAGAAACTCAAATGAAAAAGCTTGAAATCAAATTAAGATGCTTTGAAGAACTAAACAGAACTATGGAAACAGAAATAGGAAGGCTTGAATACCAAAGGCAACAACTTATCATAGAAAGACAAGAGTTAAACATGGAAAAACTAAAAGCTGCTCAAATAATACGCAATCAAAATCAAAACACAGGATATACTACAATTTGA